A window of the Apostichopus japonicus isolate 1M-3 chromosome 8, ASM3797524v1, whole genome shotgun sequence genome harbors these coding sequences:
- the LOC139970523 gene encoding uncharacterized protein yields MQERVTKIVKQTSDRMTPTVHFTNRRTQSTESLVAEEELENEDNPEVTLKDSTVEIVISEVDQGGHTDNDGHKDDESTDNTEKKNITFWSILKWLRKNLRLRKWFGRGLLAFGQGFMYTSPMSATVVVAQGMNTRNHIYKGSSGATTHYF; encoded by the exons atgCAAGAAAGGGTTACCAAGATTGTGAAGCAAACGAGCGATCGTATGACACCCACAGTGCACTTCACAAACCGTAGAACTCAATCGACTGAGAGTTTGGTGGCAGAAGAAGAACTGGAAAATGAAGATAATCCCGAAGTGACGCTAAAAGACTCTACCGTGGAAATCGTTATTTCAGAGGTCGACCAAGGGGGACATACGGACAATGATGGACATAAAGATGATGAAAGCACGGATAACACTGAGaagaaaaatatcacattttggAGTATATTGAAATGG CTTCGGAAGAATTTAAGATTACGTAAATGGTTCGGACGCGGTTTGCTGGCGTTTGGCCAGGGTTTCATGTACACGTCACCGATGTCTGCAACTGTCGTAGTGGCCCAGGGAATGAACACccgaaatcatatatacaaagggTCGAGTGGCGCGACCACTCACTACTTCTGA